The Colwellia sp. M166 genome segment TCCACCATCTTTTGATGACAAAATTGTTGCATCATGACCAACGGCCCAGCCATGCATTTCATCAATAAAATACACCGCAGTTAATGTCACTTGCACGGGCACTTGCGCTTGTTGCCAATCGACACCATCACTTGAAAGAAGAATATGACCGCGTTCGCCAACGGCAACTAATTTTGATTGATTAATTTCAATTATATCGAGTAACAGCGATTTACTCGCTAGTGGAGCAAGTCTCGCGTCTAGCGGTTGCGCGTTGATAATAGGGATAGTAAGAAAACTGAGTAAAATAACGAGAAGACGCATAATTACTATATTAGCTCCATTTATTTAAATAATAGAGGTAGCAAACCTCATATTAGATAACGATGTTAAAGAGGGGTTGAGCATGAAATGCACATCGATACCATACAACCCTCTACTTTGAGTTTAGCTAAAAGCAGAGGAATTAACATTAATTAGGTGGTTATAAATAACCGTTTAAAGCTTTGAAATAAAAACGGCTAGCCATCGGCCAGCCGTTTTATCAAAGTATCTGTCTATCTTCGACCTTCTCGACGTAATGCTGAAGAAGTAAAATCAACATCATTTAATTCGGCTGAAAAGTCATACATGCTCGCTTCGTTATCTAAGCCCATAGCGATATAACGACGAGATTGTAAATCGTGAAATACTTCAAGTGTTGACCACTGCGTTGGCACTTCATAGTAATTAATGCCATGAGCAACACCCACACGATATAATTCATCTCGGTTATCATAAATATCGGTAACCGCTACCTGCCAACTATCTTCATCAATATAGAAGACACGTTTTTTATAAGTATGTCGAGTATCAGACTTTAAGTTAGCTTCAACCACCCATACACGATGTTTTTCGTAACGTACAAGTTCAGGGTTAATATGACCCGGTTGTAAGATTTGGTCGTATTTTAAATTATCACTATGTAAACGATAATCGTTATAAGGGATCAGTAATTCTTGTTTACCTTTTAACGTCCAATTATAACGATTAGGTGCACCGTTAAACATATCAAAATCATCGGTAGTTCTTAAACCATCTGACGCTGTACCTGGTGCATCATAAGCAACATTTGGTGCACGACGAACGCGTCGTTGGCCTGTGTTATAAGTCCATGCTTGGCGAGGTGTTTTTATTTGGTCCATAGTTTCATGAACTAATAAAGCCGTACCGGCTAAACGAGCTGGCTCAGTTACTTTTTGTTTAAATTTAAATAAAATATTGGTGCGTTGCAGTTCTTCAGCTTTAACGCCTTTAACACCGTAAGGGATCAATAACTGATCATCAAAGCCCATGTAAGTGTAATCACCTGATGATGTTGGAGCAGCTTGACCACCTTCACGAGTAATTTTTTCACCACGATAGCGTAAAATATGATTCCAAATAGCCTCTAAACCATCTTTAGGTACCGGAAATGGAATACCAATTGCTGCTTGAACAATACCATTACCGCCTTCAACTAATTCTGCTCTCGTTGCATTGTCAAATGTTGCCTGATAAACATGCTCAGGGTAAGAGGCTGAACGACGTGACTGGTAAACCATCATTTTATAAGTGTCAGGATAAGTTTCAAATAACTTAACCTGACCGGGTGTAAGTAAATCTTTGTATTGTCCAAGATTTTTGTGAGTAATGGTATAGAGTGCTTTATCTTCAGCAAAAGGATCAACATGATGATCACCGACTTTATAACCCGCTGGAGCTGAAGTGATCCCCCCAGTCCACGTTGGAATAGAACCATCTGCATTCGCTGCACGAACAGCACCCAAAGGCGTTAATTCTTTTTGTAATTTAGCAGCCTCTTGCTCCGTAATTTTTGCGCTAGCGCTTGTAGATGCTAAAGCTACCGTCACCGCTATTGATACTAGCGTTGCCTTTTTAAATGTATTTTTTAAAATATTTCTCATGAAAATAGTCCTCATACGGCCTTAAATTGAATACTTGATGTTAAAAGACACGTAATCGCGATCTTCCATTTGATTAGTCGTACCTACGCCACCAAAAAAGCTGTTATAACTGAAATCAGCCGACCAACGATTTTGGTAATCGAAACCTAAACCTAGTGACATCGACTTTCTGTCTTCAACAAACAAAAATAATGGATCTGGCGTAATACCGTTAACATCATGTGAAAAAACAATTTTTGGTGATATGTTAATACCGGCAAAAACATCGTTATAATCTAATTTTCCGATAAAACGATAGCCCCATGCAAATGCACTAGGGAATGGGTTGGTTTCAACACCATCTTGTAAAGCCAGTTCTAAGCCTTCTTTGCCTGCAACACCACCATTTCTGCCAGTACCTGGACCATTGAGACGTAATACGTCTTGATCAGGCATATCACGAATATCAATACCGCCGATTTCAAATAAAGTTGTCATTTGGCTGGCACCAAATGACGGCCCCCATAAATTTGTTAGCGTGACTTGTGCTTGTAAGGTATCAGAGAGGATGTAACCATTAGCACGTGAACCACCAGCAAAAACAGGCATTTGAGAAATACCATCTAACTCAGGTCGATTTAAGTCATTAGCTAATTGTTGTGGCATCGCCGCAAATAGAAGCTCTACATCATCTATTTGCAATGGCTCATCTTGACGATAAGTCACTTCACCAGCAACGGATGTGGTGCCAATCGCAGTGTTAAAGCTTAAGGCATACAGCTTAATATCTTCAATGTAATCGAGTTCTACTCGTGAAAAAGCTTTTAAATCTGTGTAGTTGTCATAAGTAATTTCAGTAGAAGCTAACATCCCAACATCGTGAGCTAAAGCAGCTTGAGTAAAATCAGCCGTTATTCCTGAAAAAACCGGGCGACGGCTATGGTAATTCATATGGTACAAGCTAATTTCAGTATCATTGAGCTCAGGTAAAAACCACGATAGTTTTAAACCGTACTGACCGCCATCTTCAGGATCATTATTAGCATCGGCTTGACGTAGTGTTACCTTGGTTGGAAAACCACCAACATAAGCACCACCGGCATCAGCCATTGCGACAGTACCATCTAATATTTTAGCTCTTAAGACGTTCAAATTAGTGATTAACGAATCTAAGTCCATATCAGGATTACTGGCAAAGTTTAACTGTACATTGTTAAACTGACCGCCATCACCAGCAAAATCATTGGTCGAGAAATAACTACCGGGTGCAGGTAATACTGTTTCTTCCCAACTGTATTGATAAAACATTTCAATGTTAAAATTTTCTGTTACGCCCAATGATGCCCATACTGCGCCAAAGGGAATGAAGGCTTCTTTTAGTTCAGCACCTGGTGCTCTTAATCGTGCGATATCTACTGGGTTAATCTCACTAATACCATGAGATATTAACGTACTTTCACCCCAACCAATCACTTGCTGACCGACACGTACCGAGAATGGCATGTCACCAAAATCAAAGTCACCGTAAACAAAAGAATCTAGCATACGAACATCACGACACACTTGATCTTTGGCTTCATCATCTCGACATGGATCATTAACCCTGCCTGAACTTGGGTTTGTCCAAGCTCGATCACCGTCGACCATTTCAAAATCATAAAAATACATAGCGCGGCCAAAATAGCCGATGTTGTCATAACGTATATCAAGCTCGTGGGAGCCTTTAATTAACTTTGAGAAACTTTCGCCTGCATCATAGTTTAAGTTAGCGTTGTCACCATTAGTAGAATAACTACCCGCACCATTCCATACTGTGCCAGCATCTGGATTAACATTTAATATCGGATGGTATTGACTAAAATCAAAGCCATTATTGATATTATTGGATTTACCAACATTATCATTCCAATTACGATCTTCTACTCGCCAGCTTGTACCTGCCGAAAAAGTAGAATCAAAACTGATCTCGAAATTGCCTAACTCAAAGTTTTTTGCCTGCACATTAGCAGTAGCTAATGTCATCATAGCGGCGGCAATACTCAGAGCCAGTGGCTTCTTGTAAAAACCGTTGCGAAGGTTTTGTTTCATTTCTTCTCTCCCCAGATGCGATTTTGCATTTTATTTTTATAAGTCCACTTACATGGTATGAATCAATAATTACATCATTTTGACCAAGTGGCAAGCGCTAAAAATTTAGTTAAAGTCCTTTATATTAAAGACTTAAAACAAATTGTATATCAAGAACAAAAGTGCGTTTAAAACACTTGTTTTAAACGCGTGTTTTTCACAAGCATTTATCTGCAAATAGTGAACAGAAATAGCCCCCTAATCCTGTCAACAATTAGTAACACTTTACTTTTGATGGTCAGACCACTGTTTAAAGCAAAGGCTCTAATCAGGATGTTTTATCCAAAGACAAAAATTTATTGCTTTGTGTTTGCAAACAAAACCGCCCTTTTATGCCTGTAGCTGTTAAAAATTTTCGCAAATGCATTGCCGGAAATTCAAGCCGAAGACCTTCATCTGTCGTCACCACAATAGTATGAATTGCCCCTTGATAATAGAGTAAATAGTCTTGGTTACTTAAGTTCAAACTAAAATAATAGGTCATACATTTATCCTAATATTCTAGGGCCGCATCAAGTTTTTCTTTCAAATCTTTTGACAAGTTTACCTGCTGCATAAGCTGTTCAAGTTTAGTTTTAATCAATTTTTGTCTTGGCTTATCAAACGCTTTAAATTGAATAAGTGGGGTAATTAAACGAGAGGCAACTTGTGGGTTAATATCATTAAGTAAACGTAATTGTTCAATAAGAAATTGATAACCACGACCACTAGCACAATGAAAGTATCGTGGGTTATTCATGATAAACGCACCAATAAGCGCACGAGCACGATTAGGATTTTTTAAGCTAAAAAGCGGATGGGAGATTAACTGTGACAAATTATCATAAATTGACTCAGCATTAACGCTGGCTTGTATTGCAAACCATTTATCCATCACTAGTGGCGTATCCGACCATTTACTTTCAAAATCAGTCATCATACTAGAGAAGGCGGCATGGTGTTGACCTGCGGAAAAATTCAGCGTTGCCAAGGTATCAGTCATATTATTTGCATGTTGATATTGCTCAGTCAACAGCTTTTGGTATTCACTCAAGGTTGCTAAATAAGATAGGCAAACATTCTTTAAGGCACGTTTACCGATAGCGTTGCCATCATTGGCATAAACAGTTGCCATATTTTGCTGATACTGCTGAAGAAATAATGGTGCTAACGCTTTGGCTATACATTGTTTCACACTATCAATAGCATTAAGCAAAGCAATAGGGTCAACCTCTTCAATATTATCGGCTAGTTCACTGAAACTGGGTAATGTTAATTGTTCGGCTTTAAATGCCGCTGACATATCTGCCGTTAATAAATCTTTAAACGCTTGATATAAATTATCAGGTAAATTTAATGTCGGTTGTTGCATCGCTTGCACTATATAAGTAGTTAATAACTTTTGTCCGGCATCCCAACGACAAAACTCATCTGTTGCGCAAGTCATGAGCAATTGTAACTCTTGATCAGATTGTAAAAACTGTGTTCTTACCGGCGCTGAGAAACCAGTTAATAACGCTAACACGGGTTTTTGATGATAATCTTGAAAAGTCCACGTTTGCTTCTGCTCAGTGAGTTGCAATAACTGCGACTGATTAGATTGTCCAAGCCCTGAAATTAACTCTATACCAACGGGAATATGCAACGCCGGATTATTACCATTATTTTGCTCAAGGGTTAATTGATATTCGCAACTAACAGCATCAAAGTGTTCACTGACGCGTAATTGTGGCGTGCCTGCTTGTTGGTACCAACGCTTGAACTGACTTAAGTCTGTAGCTGACGCATCCGTCATAGCATTGATAAAATCATCACAGGTGACAGCCATACCATCAAAACGTGCAAAATATAAATCGATACCCTTTCTAAATTTTTCAGCCCCCAAGATCGTGTGGATCATACGAATAACTTCAGCGCCCTTTTCATAAACCGTTAAAGTATAAAAGTTGTTCATTTCAATGACTTTTTCTGGACGAATAGGATGTGCCATTGGACCAGCATCTTCAGCAAATTGCATCGAGCGTAACACTCTCACGTTTTGAATACGGGTTACAGCTGCTGAGTGCATGTCGGCACTAAATTGTTGATCGCGAAATACCGTTAAACCTTCTTTTAAACTTAATTGAAACCAATCTCGGCAAGTCACGCGATTACCGGTCCAGTTATGAAAATATTCATGTGCAATAACCGCTTCAACATTAAAGTAATCGACATCGGTGGCACACTTTTCATCAGCTAAGACAAATTTGCTATTAAAAACATTTAAGCCCTTGTTTTCCATGGCGCCCATATTGAAAAAATCGACCGCAACTATCATATAAATATCAAGATCATATTCAAGTCCAAAGGTTTTTTCATCCCAGACCATAGAATGCTTTAACGAGGCCATCGCATGATGAGCTTTGTGAATATTACCTTTGTCGACAAATATTTCTAACGCAACATCACGGCCAGAGCCCGTACGATAATGGTCAGATAAAACATCAAAATCACCCGCTACTAAAGCAAATAAATAGCAAGGTTTAGGAAAAGGGTCATGCCATTGCACAAAATGTTGACCGTCAGCTAAATCCCCTTCAGCGATTTTATTACCATTTGATAACAAGTAGGGAAACTGTACTTTATCGGCAATAATTTTAGTGGTGAATATTGCCATCACATCGGGTCGGTCAAGATAATAACTAATGCGTCTAAAGCCCTCTGCTTCACATTGGGTGCAATAAGCATCACCTGACTTAAATAAACCTTCAAGTGCCGTATTTTCAACTGGATTGATCTCAGTAATAATTTCAAGCGTGAACTCTTTACGATCAATAGCAATAGTTAAACTGCTATCGCTAACTTGATATTGCTCAGCATTTAGCGCTTGATCATCAATTAAAACAGACACTAAAGTTAAGTGTTCGCCATCCAAGACTAACGGTTGGTTATCGTCTGCCACTCGGCTTAATTTCATCCGGTTAGTCACCCGAGTTTTATATTCATCGAGTGCAAAGGTTAGCTCAACAGTAGCAATAGAAAAGTTTGCTTCACGGTAATCAGCTAAATAACGTGGGGTAAAATCACTCATGTAAATCCTTAATATAAAAACTTTATTTTGGTTGGCACTTATGCGCTTATTATAACGTTTCTCAGAGGGAATAAAAAAGCCTGTACGAGACAGGCTTTATGAATATTTATTAATTGTGAAAATAATTTAGTCGTTTGTCACTATTTTTTTTATTTTAAAGCCTAAGTAACCATAAGCTATCGCTAAAATAGGGTTAATCAAATTAAAGAAACAATAAAATATATAATCATAAGAGGTCAGTGCTAGTGCTCCAAACATAAAGGCACCGCAAGTATTCCACGGTATTAATGGTGAGGTGATGGTACCTGAATCTTCCAGTGTTCGACTCAACAAGACTGGATGTAAACCTCTTTTTTCATACTCTTCTTTATACATTCTTCCTGGCATCACAATCGCCATGTATTGATCAGCCGTAATCAAGTTAGTACCAATACACGTAGCGACGGTACTCGCAATTAAACTGCCTGTCGATTTCGCTGAAGCTAAAATTGATTCGACAAACTTTTTCAACATGCCTAAATGTTCTAAAATGGCGCCAAAACTTAATGCTGTAACCACTAGCCATATTGTATTTAGCATACCCGCCATACCACCGCGACTTAGCAATTCATCAATTTCAATATTACCGGTTTCCACGACAACACCATCAAAGAAAGCAGTCCATACCACCATGATAATGCCTCTTGTCGACTCTACACCTTCTGCAACCATTGCTGAAATTAGTTCTTGCTGAAAAATTAATGCCCAGATAGCACCAATAATTGCACCGATAGCAACAGCTGGAAATGCCGGCATTTTTTTATAAGCCAATACTAATAAAATAAATAACGGGATTAAATTCAAGGCTGATATGTTGTAGGTGTTTTCTAAGGTATTGGTTAATGACACTATACTGTCAGTGTTACCTATATCTGATGATGAATGATTAAAACCAATAATAAGAAATAAGATCAGTGCAATAGTAATTGAAGGGATAGTCGTCCAGAGCATATAACGAATATGTTCAAATAACTCACTTCCTGCTACTGCGGGGGCTAAATTTGTTGTTTCAGACAGTGGTGATAGTTTATCACCAAAATAAGCCCCTGATATCACAGCACCAGCGGTAACAGAAGTTGATAATTCAAAACCACCGGCAATACCGATAAATGCAACACCGACCGTTGCTGCCGTTGTCCATGAACTACCAATACTCATGGCAACCACACCACAAACTAGACAAGTTGCGGCGTAGAACCAACTGGGATCAATAATTTTTAGACCGTAATAAACCATCGTGGGTACAGTACCTGATAACAACCATGTACCTATTAAAGAGCCTACGGCTAATAAAATTAGTACCGCACCAAGCGAGATAGATATCCCATGGATAATGGCTTTTTCCATCGCGTGCCAAGTATGACCATTTTTAAGCCCAATAACCGCAGCAACACCGGTAGCAAGTAGTAAAGCTATTTGATTAGGTCCTGACGATGAACCATCACCAAAAAAAGTAACAGCAGCAATTAATAAGCAAATAAGGACAATAATCGGGATTATAGCGTCCAACATCGTAGGTTGTCGTAGAGATTGAGGATCAGACATAGATAAATTTACACCTTATTATCTTAGTTATTATAGTGATTAAATTATTTGTGATAGCTAACATGCCGACTGTTAGCAGATTGTGCAAGTTTTTTTTGACAACGTTAAGCTAACAACCCCTTTGTTT includes the following:
- the nhaC gene encoding Na+/H+ antiporter NhaC, coding for MSDPQSLRQPTMLDAIIPIIVLICLLIAAVTFFGDGSSSGPNQIALLLATGVAAVIGLKNGHTWHAMEKAIIHGISISLGAVLILLAVGSLIGTWLLSGTVPTMVYYGLKIIDPSWFYAATCLVCGVVAMSIGSSWTTAATVGVAFIGIAGGFELSTSVTAGAVISGAYFGDKLSPLSETTNLAPAVAGSELFEHIRYMLWTTIPSITIALILFLIIGFNHSSSDIGNTDSIVSLTNTLENTYNISALNLIPLFILLVLAYKKMPAFPAVAIGAIIGAIWALIFQQELISAMVAEGVESTRGIIMVVWTAFFDGVVVETGNIEIDELLSRGGMAGMLNTIWLVVTALSFGAILEHLGMLKKFVESILASAKSTGSLIASTVATCIGTNLITADQYMAIVMPGRMYKEEYEKRGLHPVLLSRTLEDSGTITSPLIPWNTCGAFMFGALALTSYDYIFYCFFNLINPILAIAYGYLGFKIKKIVTND
- a CDS encoding DUF2835 domain-containing protein, with product MTYYFSLNLSNQDYLLYYQGAIHTIVVTTDEGLRLEFPAMHLRKFLTATGIKGRFCLQTQSNKFLSLDKTS
- a CDS encoding DUF1302 domain-containing protein is translated as MKQNLRNGFYKKPLALSIAAAMMTLATANVQAKNFELGNFEISFDSTFSAGTSWRVEDRNWNDNVGKSNNINNGFDFSQYHPILNVNPDAGTVWNGAGSYSTNGDNANLNYDAGESFSKLIKGSHELDIRYDNIGYFGRAMYFYDFEMVDGDRAWTNPSSGRVNDPCRDDEAKDQVCRDVRMLDSFVYGDFDFGDMPFSVRVGQQVIGWGESTLISHGISEINPVDIARLRAPGAELKEAFIPFGAVWASLGVTENFNIEMFYQYSWEETVLPAPGSYFSTNDFAGDGGQFNNVQLNFASNPDMDLDSLITNLNVLRAKILDGTVAMADAGGAYVGGFPTKVTLRQADANNDPEDGGQYGLKLSWFLPELNDTEISLYHMNYHSRRPVFSGITADFTQAALAHDVGMLASTEITYDNYTDLKAFSRVELDYIEDIKLYALSFNTAIGTTSVAGEVTYRQDEPLQIDDVELLFAAMPQQLANDLNRPELDGISQMPVFAGGSRANGYILSDTLQAQVTLTNLWGPSFGASQMTTLFEIGGIDIRDMPDQDVLRLNGPGTGRNGGVAGKEGLELALQDGVETNPFPSAFAWGYRFIGKLDYNDVFAGINISPKIVFSHDVNGITPDPLFLFVEDRKSMSLGLGFDYQNRWSADFSYNSFFGGVGTTNQMEDRDYVSFNIKYSI
- a CDS encoding DUF1329 domain-containing protein; amino-acid sequence: MRNILKNTFKKATLVSIAVTVALASTSASAKITEQEAAKLQKELTPLGAVRAANADGSIPTWTGGITSAPAGYKVGDHHVDPFAEDKALYTITHKNLGQYKDLLTPGQVKLFETYPDTYKMMVYQSRRSASYPEHVYQATFDNATRAELVEGGNGIVQAAIGIPFPVPKDGLEAIWNHILRYRGEKITREGGQAAPTSSGDYTYMGFDDQLLIPYGVKGVKAEELQRTNILFKFKQKVTEPARLAGTALLVHETMDQIKTPRQAWTYNTGQRRVRRAPNVAYDAPGTASDGLRTTDDFDMFNGAPNRYNWTLKGKQELLIPYNDYRLHSDNLKYDQILQPGHINPELVRYEKHRVWVVEANLKSDTRHTYKKRVFYIDEDSWQVAVTDIYDNRDELYRVGVAHGINYYEVPTQWSTLEVFHDLQSRRYIAMGLDNEASMYDFSAELNDVDFTSSALRREGRR
- the pepN gene encoding aminopeptidase N, which codes for MSDFTPRYLADYREANFSIATVELTFALDEYKTRVTNRMKLSRVADDNQPLVLDGEHLTLVSVLIDDQALNAEQYQVSDSSLTIAIDRKEFTLEIITEINPVENTALEGLFKSGDAYCTQCEAEGFRRISYYLDRPDVMAIFTTKIIADKVQFPYLLSNGNKIAEGDLADGQHFVQWHDPFPKPCYLFALVAGDFDVLSDHYRTGSGRDVALEIFVDKGNIHKAHHAMASLKHSMVWDEKTFGLEYDLDIYMIVAVDFFNMGAMENKGLNVFNSKFVLADEKCATDVDYFNVEAVIAHEYFHNWTGNRVTCRDWFQLSLKEGLTVFRDQQFSADMHSAAVTRIQNVRVLRSMQFAEDAGPMAHPIRPEKVIEMNNFYTLTVYEKGAEVIRMIHTILGAEKFRKGIDLYFARFDGMAVTCDDFINAMTDASATDLSQFKRWYQQAGTPQLRVSEHFDAVSCEYQLTLEQNNGNNPALHIPVGIELISGLGQSNQSQLLQLTEQKQTWTFQDYHQKPVLALLTGFSAPVRTQFLQSDQELQLLMTCATDEFCRWDAGQKLLTTYIVQAMQQPTLNLPDNLYQAFKDLLTADMSAAFKAEQLTLPSFSELADNIEEVDPIALLNAIDSVKQCIAKALAPLFLQQYQQNMATVYANDGNAIGKRALKNVCLSYLATLSEYQKLLTEQYQHANNMTDTLATLNFSAGQHHAAFSSMMTDFESKWSDTPLVMDKWFAIQASVNAESIYDNLSQLISHPLFSLKNPNRARALIGAFIMNNPRYFHCASGRGYQFLIEQLRLLNDINPQVASRLITPLIQFKAFDKPRQKLIKTKLEQLMQQVNLSKDLKEKLDAALEY